A region of the Bacillus sp. NP247 genome:
AAAGAAGTAAATACAGTTTTAGAAAATGTATATCCGGATTTTGTAACTTTAAGAAGATATTTAATCGAGTATGGTTTTTTAGATAGAACAGCTGATGGAAGCCAATATTGGGTGAAGTTATAAGTGTGAAGCAAAGAAAATGAATAGAAGCACAGAATAAAAACAACTATACAAAGAGATATGGATTGAAATATGTAGCGCATTATAAATACAAAAAAATGTATGATGAACTTGAAGCATCAGAGGTCTCAAAAAGAAAGGGACTGGGCATTTCAATATCGAAAGTAGAATTGGAAAAGTTGGAACAGTACGGAGCGCACGGATATAACCGTGCAGAAATTAATAAAAGGAGAAATGAAATTTGAAACCACCTACAGATAACAATAAAGAAGGTGTAGAGTCACAGCAGTCAGAAACGGAACATAAGCCGATATGGAAATCGATGTCCATGTTTTTAGTGCCGTTACTTTTAAGTAATGTATTACAGTCAGTTGGACAGTTATTTGGAATGGTAGTAGTAGGAAGATGGCTTGGCGTAAATGATCTAGCAGCTATATCGGCATTCTTCCCGTTATTTTTCCTGCTCGTTTCATTTGTAATTGGAATTGGTTCTGGTAGTTCAATTTTAATTGGTCAGGCATTTGGTGCTAAGAATGAAGAGCGTTTAAAAGCTATCGTTGGTACGACGCTTACGTTTACTTTTATTATCGGAGTCGTGTTGGCGATAATAGGTAGTATTTTTGCGATGGATATTATGCGCCTTATGGGAACGCCAGAAAATATTATTGGAATAAGTGTGCATTACGCAAGAATTTTATTTATATCTATGCCAGTATTATTTTTATATTTTGCATACACAACATTTATGAGAGGTACAGGAGATTCTAAAACGCCATTTTACTTTTTAATCGTAAGTACAGCGCTAAATATGATCTTATTACCAATTCTTATTTTTGGCTGGTTAGGAGCTCCGAAATTAGATGTTTATGGAGCAGCGTATGCTTCTGTTATATCCACAGTTATTACGTTTATTGTCATGCTAGTGTATTTAAAGAAGAAAAATCATCCACTACAATTAGACGGGACAGTAAGAAAATATCTTCGTATGGACTGGGAGTTATTAAAGTTATTGTTACGACTTGGTATTCCAGCGAGTATTAATATGATATTAGTTTCATTATCAGAAATTGCAGTAATTGCATTTGTGAATCGCTATGGATCAGATGCAACAGCGGCGTATGGTGTTGTGAACCAAGTTGCAAGTTATGTACAAATGCCGGCAGTTAGTCTCGGCATTACCGTATCAATTTTTGCGGCGCAATCAATTGGTGCGAACCAATTTGATCGATTACAGAAAGTTGTTAAGGCCGGAATCATCATGAATTATATTATTGGTGGTGTATTAATATCTCTTATTTACTTGTTCTCAAGAGATATTTTAGCACTATTTTTAACAAGTCAAAATACAATTGACATTGCTCATAGTCTAATCATGATTACATTATGGAGCTACTTAATTTTCGGTCATGCGCAAATTATTAGTGCGACAATGCGAGCAAGTGGTACAGTACTATGGCCAACTGTAATCAGTGTTGTATCAATTTGGCTTGTTGAAGTACCTGTGGCGTATTATCTTTCTTACCATACGAGCCTTGGAATAGAAGGGATATGGATTGGATATCCAGCTGCATTCATCGTCAGCTTAATATTACAGTATGCGTATTATAAGCTTTCATGGCAGAAGAAACGAATTACACGATTAGTGAGTTAAAAGATGAAAATGTCCCTAAGTCATTATACTTAGGGACATTTTTCGTTAATGAATGCTTATAAATAACTTTTTAAAGTTATGTCAAAATGTTGTCTAATGAGTTTTCCATTATTCATATAAAACTCCCAAGCTGTATCTGGCTCACCGATAATTTCAAATGAACCTTCTGTAATATATAAAGCGCAATTATCTTCTAATGCAATGCCTTCTATATTACCTTGGTGAGTTTGTAAAAACGTATGGAAGGCATTCATTCTATTTAATTGATTGTAATGGGGGCAAAATCTTTTGTTAACAATACCCCAGCCACTACTTTCTATATAACCGGAACCTTCATAATCTGAACGAATGCTAGATGTGAACCAGCACATAGCACCGGCACTATATCCTGCAATAAGTGTTCCACGTTTTAAAGCAAATAGTAACTTTTCATCTAGTTTATGTTCTTTCCATTGTTCAAGCATATGAACGTAATTTCCACCGCCAAGGTAAATTAAATCGGCAGAATGAATCATCTCATCTATTTCATATTTAGTAGGTGTTTCAGTTGAAATGCGTAAAATTTGAACCTCACAATGTAATTGCTTTTCAAATGTTGCTAAAAATAACTTTATATACCCTTCATCATCACGACTAGCTGTAGGAATGAATAATACTTTTGGGTATTGTTTATTCGTTAATTCTATAAGTCGTTCATTAATATGCAAGTGATTTGGATCTTGTAAATCACCGCCACCAATGACAGCTAATTTCATAGTAAAGCACCACCTAATAATATTTGTTATGTAAAAATTCGATAGTGGGGAGTTACATTCCTTCTGTGATTTAATGAATAAGGGGAAATAAAGTGAACAATATATTGGAATAGCATAAGGAGTCGATAGCTGTGGATAGAAAGGAATTAGAAGCAGTTTATCCCGCTATTTGCGGGCAGTAAGATTCCCACCTCAAAATTCGGCTGGAGCAAAGCAGTTAGGTGGGGGTCGGGCTTCCCGTAAACGCCCGATTGGTGAAGGCTAATAATCAGTGGGGGATGAACAAAACCCCCACTGATTAAAGTTTCACTGTATTGATATATAATACTGGATAATATTGTTTTAAAGTATGGAAACAATATGTTTAAATGAATATAACGGCGTACTAATTAATATTGAAAGAGTGTTTATATTTAAAAAGTGCGGGAAATACCAGAGGTTTTACAAAAGTGGTTTTTACTTTTTATAGGAAGTTATTTTATAATATGGTAAAATTATATTAATATATTTATTAGCGTAGAATGAAAAGTGGGAGCGTGAAAGAGTGGATTTTCGATTTGAGTTCGCAGCGAAGGTAAAAGAATATTTAGATGATGAAAAAGATGAAAAAATAATAAAAGAGGGGCACAGAGAGATAATTTATAAATATTTATATCCGTTAGAGAGTGAAATTGGAATTTTTAAAAATCCTAACTTTACTTTTTTTGCATCAGGAAGACGTTCACATATAGTATTAGAAAATATTGAATTTAAAACAGAAGTAAACGTAGAAAGTAATATAATTGAAATTACAAAAATAGTGGATAATGTGGTGATTCCATTAGATACTATCGTAGCTAAAGATCGGGAATTATTTGCACTCGGGCGTAATGAGAAGTTTAGTGTGCAAATATTAGAGTATTATCTCTTTGCTACATTTGGAGAGAAGTTAGGTTTACAATGAATGGAACGGAGTACAGATTTATAATTAGTGGATATTAGTTTATATTATTCGAGTTTGACCTTTCATTTAATTTATACTACAATCTGTAGTGTGGAAGGAGCTGTACTATGTTTACTCAAAACTATAAGTTAAATGAGCAAGGGTTAAATCACTTCTTTGGACCGCTTGAAGCGAAAATTATGGAGATTGTTTGGTCTACTGAGGGTATTGCGATTAAAGAAGTGCAGCAGAAATTAAGTGAAGAATCGCCTGTGAATTTTAATACTGTTATGACAGTTATGAACAGGTTAGTAGAGAAATTACACTTAGAAAAACAGACTGTGAAAAGAAGTGGCATATATCGTGCTGTACAAACAAAAGAAGAATTCTTATCCAATCAAACGAAGAAAATGACACAGGAATTAATGGGGGAGTTTGGAGATTTAGTTGTAAATCATATGCTAGATGAGTTAGAGCAGGCTGATCCGACTTTAATAAAAAAATTAGAAGACAAATTGAGTCAATTAAAAAAAGAGGATCGATAAAATGAAATGGCAAATGCGTAAAATCGTATTGTTAGCAGTAATTGTAAGTACTCTCTTTTTCAGCATGTTAGTGTATTATGTTTCATATCCATTTCTTTTTCAAAATAAGGCGTTCTTTCTTTCAAAACTTTGCTTGTTTGAATTAGAAAAACATATGAAAGAACTATCGCTGATTCGTATTATAATAGCTGGATTATTATTACTTACTGTATTGATAGTGTGCAAAAGACTTTGGCGGCAATTTTTCTATAGTAAAAAATTGCAAAAAGTAATTTTCCCTTTCATTAGAAAAGGAAAACAAATATATATACTGCCGACTATGGAAGTTACAGCATTTACAATTGGATTATTTCGTCCGAAAGTTGTTATGTCAGAAGGAATACTTCAGACGTTTTCAGAAGAAGAAATTGATGCGATTGTATTCCATGAAGAATATCATCAAAACAATCTGGATCCGCTAAAATTATTTTGTTTTACGTTGTTAGCAGAGGGAATGATGTATATTCCGATATTAAAAGGGTTGCTACAACGATATCATACGTATCAAGAGTTAGCAGCAGATAAATATGCGATGCAAAAAATGAAATCTTCATTTGAGCTAGGTAGTGCATTATTAAAATTAATTAAAATAAAGACGATGGAAAATCAATGTATTACAGCTTCGTTTGCGAAAACTGCAATTAATTTATGGATTGAGCAAGTGTTGAATGAGAAAGCTATTAAGCTGAATATACCATTACATACGAATTCAGTATATGTAACGTTAGGGTTATTTTGTATGTCGATTGTACTTATTGTTGGAGAGTGCATATAGCCTCTTTTTTTTAATAATTAACACTACGTTTTGTAGTGTGTTTGGGAGGAATAAAATGAATGCGGCGGATTTAACAATTTGGCTAGTAGTAGGGGCGGGGGTACTTTCATTTATATCTCCATGTTCTTTACCGCTATATCCATCTTATTTATCATATATTACAGGTGTTTCTATTCAAGATTTAAAAGAAAATCGTGGGATTATGCAAAAGTCAGCGA
Encoded here:
- a CDS encoding BlaI/MecI/CopY family transcriptional regulator — its product is MFTQNYKLNEQGLNHFFGPLEAKIMEIVWSTEGIAIKEVQQKLSEESPVNFNTVMTVMNRLVEKLHLEKQTVKRSGIYRAVQTKEEFLSNQTKKMTQELMGEFGDLVVNHMLDELEQADPTLIKKLEDKLSQLKKEDR
- a CDS encoding MATE family efflux transporter, coding for MKPPTDNNKEGVESQQSETEHKPIWKSMSMFLVPLLLSNVLQSVGQLFGMVVVGRWLGVNDLAAISAFFPLFFLLVSFVIGIGSGSSILIGQAFGAKNEERLKAIVGTTLTFTFIIGVVLAIIGSIFAMDIMRLMGTPENIIGISVHYARILFISMPVLFLYFAYTTFMRGTGDSKTPFYFLIVSTALNMILLPILIFGWLGAPKLDVYGAAYASVISTVITFIVMLVYLKKKNHPLQLDGTVRKYLRMDWELLKLLLRLGIPASINMILVSLSEIAVIAFVNRYGSDATAAYGVVNQVASYVQMPAVSLGITVSIFAAQSIGANQFDRLQKVVKAGIIMNYIIGGVLISLIYLFSRDILALFLTSQNTIDIAHSLIMITLWSYLIFGHAQIISATMRASGTVLWPTVISVVSIWLVEVPVAYYLSYHTSLGIEGIWIGYPAAFIVSLILQYAYYKLSWQKKRITRLVS
- a CDS encoding DUF3942 family protein, producing the protein MDFRFEFAAKVKEYLDDEKDEKIIKEGHREIIYKYLYPLESEIGIFKNPNFTFFASGRRSHIVLENIEFKTEVNVESNIIEITKIVDNVVIPLDTIVAKDRELFALGRNEKFSVQILEYYLFATFGEKLGLQ
- a CDS encoding M56 family metallopeptidase encodes the protein MKWQMRKIVLLAVIVSTLFFSMLVYYVSYPFLFQNKAFFLSKLCLFELEKHMKELSLIRIIIAGLLLLTVLIVCKRLWRQFFYSKKLQKVIFPFIRKGKQIYILPTMEVTAFTIGLFRPKVVMSEGILQTFSEEEIDAIVFHEEYHQNNLDPLKLFCFTLLAEGMMYIPILKGLLQRYHTYQELAADKYAMQKMKSSFELGSALLKLIKIKTMENQCITASFAKTAINLWIEQVLNEKAIKLNIPLHTNSVYVTLGLFCMSIVLIVGECI
- a CDS encoding peptidase E gives rise to the protein MKLAVIGGGDLQDPNHLHINERLIELTNKQYPKVLFIPTASRDDEGYIKLFLATFEKQLHCEVQILRISTETPTKYEIDEMIHSADLIYLGGGNYVHMLEQWKEHKLDEKLLFALKRGTLIAGYSAGAMCWFTSSIRSDYEGSGYIESSGWGIVNKRFCPHYNQLNRMNAFHTFLQTHQGNIEGIALEDNCALYITEGSFEIIGEPDTAWEFYMNNGKLIRQHFDITLKSYL